GGTATCTACTGCAAGAATTTGGTCAATTATTCGTGGTTTATTATTCAGCTAAAAAGAAGGTGCGGTAAACATGTCTAATGAACATATCTTATCGATATTAAAAAATAAAATTAAAACCATCGACAATGGCGATCATGCGATCCATGTCGTAGGTCCAATCAAACTCCCGGTCGAGCTGGACGGGGAAACCGTAACATTCCAGTGGTACAGCTGGCTCCGCCGCGATATTCAAAAGAGCGAATCCGTGGAAGAACTGATTACGGAGCTTAATCAAGTTCATTATGCGGACTTCCAACAGTCGAGCGTTCTGGTCTACGGCGACTTCGAGCATGAGGAAGAAGTGCTAATCCGTATGCACAGCATCTGCCATACCGGCGATATCTTCGGAAGTCAGCGTTGTGATTGCGGCTTCCAACTGAAGCAGTCGATGCGGATGATTATTGCTAACGGAACAGGCGCATTGTTCTACCTGGCCAACCATGAGGGACGCGGAATCGGCCTGTTTAGCAAAGCGATGGCTTACCTGCTTCAAGAGGAAGGCCTTGATACGGTAGATGCCAATCTTGAGCTTGGTTTTGCCGAGGATGCACGCGATTACAGCGAAGCTATCGATGTCCTGAAGCTTCTTCGTCAAGCGCCGGTATCCATCATTACGAACAACCCGCGCAAGGTGGAAGCCCTTCGCGATGCGGGGATGAACATCACCTCCCGCGTACCGTTATGGGGAGAGGCATCCGTTCATAATGAGAAATATTTATCGACCAAGGTTGCCCGTTCCGGTCATTTCGAACGGGAGCTAGCGGTAAAATAAGGAACAGGCCGAGCAGTCGGCCTGTTTTTTTTGCGCTTTGACCGAAACC
This region of Paenibacillus sp. JDR-2 genomic DNA includes:
- a CDS encoding GTP cyclohydrolase II → MSNEHILSILKNKIKTIDNGDHAIHVVGPIKLPVELDGETVTFQWYSWLRRDIQKSESVEELITELNQVHYADFQQSSVLVYGDFEHEEEVLIRMHSICHTGDIFGSQRCDCGFQLKQSMRMIIANGTGALFYLANHEGRGIGLFSKAMAYLLQEEGLDTVDANLELGFAEDARDYSEAIDVLKLLRQAPVSIITNNPRKVEALRDAGMNITSRVPLWGEASVHNEKYLSTKVARSGHFERELAVK